The Euleptes europaea isolate rEulEur1 chromosome 2, rEulEur1.hap1, whole genome shotgun sequence genome has a segment encoding these proteins:
- the SWT1 gene encoding transcriptional protein SWT1 — protein sequence MSQRHNRKSNKKCDTSDGKHSKSSSDRRSSHSSSSSSESATKKYEGAEVRKCNTKVLPWSQRFVDGAGYTKTKRSLDVKDTTKDFEKETSEGTSSSSFNSFPAEHEKIILHFKNKAKRKGDGRSHKDITAAFPSNEGRESNASSESDAQRRKRELKVLNSWEKNKKKVRVERTKLKEIIVKRVLEQSGETVLPTLCSSHHKKKPSNVGMLSRPQKPSKNPNSAFDDVSGQKMFIQECKETLLKTTKHTSPELPRKSNKEVRHVPLTEQSRGWKYHKQKKQQRLDAVDDICNARTRRKKWEEAVLHVNQSTRDLHHSRLAEPTETTSTDQEMQIVEDLHAARVDRKIVLPVVETCGELTSMEIDLPDEEANKSSRSLSDMNTLIVIDTNILISHLELIKSLKNTDIPGIGKFGLVIPWVVLQELDHLKKGRILANVAQKAIPAVHFIHTCLKNQDSKLWGQSMQLASQQTHGISAENNDDRVLQCCLQYQKLFPKAEVVLLTDDKNLCNKALVSEVKALCKAEMVAALQKLAVNSAACRTQLLSEKEAEPKDLREKSAEPLSGIIRDLEKSLGEVLSSILQTEMKIAYGDLWTEVVYRTPPWTLAALLECYKKHWIAVFGQIIPRSFLSTIEYLSTQLCKAEKASHATTKQVLRETKMLLEMFSSRSNYDGVLPQAFASVNKLCETLEKIQSGTGQNSSDAACEKMEDVTLTQHTEAGAKSLPTEPTAQGNRHQEIWSVLESVWNTINLYRLEVFQKLDLSAIDTAQYRSLFKEAFLGLQKLMAAVSEILAGIQQVLMPNSSFQDIWTLYNFLTENKVNSSITFTAEEFYDCVSQGMYRERLSIGCSQLVQLEHAIKQCHEAVGLEAKNRGWL from the exons ATGTCCCAAAGACACAACAGGAAATCCAACAAAAAGTGTGACACTTCAGATGGCAAG caTTCCAAGAGTTCCAGTGACAGGAGGTCAAGCCATTCCAGCTCATCTTCCTCAGAGAGTGCTACAAAA AAATATGAAGGGGCAGAAGTCCGTAAATGTAATACCAAGGTACTGCCGTGGAGTCAAAG GTTTGTTGATGGTGCTGGATATACCaaaacaaaaaggagtcttgATGTCAAAGATACTACTAAAGATTTTGAAAAAGAGACTTCAGAAGGTACCAGCAGCAGTAGTTTTAATTCCTTTCCTGCTGAGCATGAAAAgatcattttacattttaaaaataaggccaaaCGTAAGGGAGATGGAAGAAGCCATAAGGATATTACAGCAGCCTTTCCTAGCAATGAAGGCCGTGAATCAAATGCCAGCAGTGAATCTGATGCTCAAAGAAGGAAAAGGGAGTTGAAGGTCCTAAACAGCTGGgagaagaacaaaaagaaggTCAGAGTGGAACGTACCAAACTAAAAGAAATCATAGTGAAGCGTGTCCTGGAGCAGTCTGGGGAAACCGTGCTTCCTACCCTGTGCTCTTCCCACCATAAGAAAAAGCCTTCCAATGTGGGTATGCTCAGCAGACCACAGAAACCTTCCAAAAACCCAAATTCAGCCTTTGATGATGTCTCAGGTCAGAAGATGTTCATACAAGAATGCAAAGAAACGCTTCTGAAAACAACGAAGCACACTTCGCCAGAGCTACCCAGAAAAAGCAACAAGGAGGTGAGACATGTTCCCTTGACTGAACAGTCCAGAGGTTGGAAGTATCATAAGCAGAAGAAACAGCAACGTCTTGATGCGGTCGATGATATTTGTAATGCAAGGACTCGCAGAAAGAAATGGGAGGAAGCAGTTTTGCATGTGAATCAG AGCACCAGAGATTTACATCACTCTCGCCTTGCTGAACCTACTGAAACTACCAGTACAGACCAAGAG ATGCAGATAGTAGAAGACTTGCATGCTGCGCGTGTTGACAGAAAGATAGTTTTGCCTGTGGTGGAGACTTGTGGAGAGTTGACCAGCATGGAGATTGATCTTCCAGATGAGGAAGCAAACAAGTCTTCTA GGAGCCTTTCTGACATGAATACTTTGATTGTGATTGATACTAACATACTGATCAGCCACCTAGAGCTCATCAAGTCTTTGAAGAATACAGATATCCCAG GTATTGGCAAATTTGGGCTTGTCATCCCCTGGGTGGTCTTACAAGAACTGGACCatttaaagaaaggaagaatatTGGCAAATGTTGCCCAAAAAGCAATCCCTGCTGTACACTTCATCCACACGTGCCTGAAAAACCAGGATTCGAAGTTGTGGGGACAATCTATGCAACTTGCTTCTCAGCAAACAC ATGGTATCAGTGCTGAGAACAACGATGATCGTGTATTGCAATGCTGCCTGCAGTACCAGAAACTTTTCCCTAAAGCTGAAGTTGTATTACTGAC GGATGATAAAAACTTGTGCAATAAAGCCCTGGTGAGTGAAGTAAAGGCACTTTGCAAAGCAGAGATGGTTGCTGCACTCCAGAAACTGGCTGTAAATAGTGCAGCTTGCAGAACTCAGCTACTGTCAGAAAAAG AGGCAGAGCCCAAGGACCTTAGGGAGAAGTCTGCTGAGCCTCTTTCAGGCATTATTCGTGACCTTGAAAAAAGCTTGGGAGAAGTTTTGTCATCTATATTGCAAACAGAAATGAAGATTGCTTATGGAGACCTGTGGACAGAG GTAGTGTATCGAACGCCTCCATGGACGTTAGCAGCCCTACTCGAGTGCTACAAAAAGCACTGGATAGCTGTTTTTGGACAGATCATACCAAGGAGCTTTCTTTCAACCATTGAATATCTGTCAACGCAGCTCTGTAAAG CTGAAAAGGCTAGCCACGCAACAACCAAGCAGGTGCTTCGGGAAACCAAAATGCTGTTGGAGATGTTCAGCTCAAGATCAAACTATGATGGTGTCCTTCCGCAGGCCTTTGCTTCAGTGAATAAACTGTGTGAGACTCTTGAGAAG ATTCAGTCAGGTACTGGACAGAATTCTTCAGACGCTGCCTGTGAAAAAATGGAAGATGTGACTTTAACTCAACACACCGAGGCAGGAGCCAAGTCACTGCCAACAGAGCCAACGGCTCAAGGAAATAGGCACCAAGAAATCTGGTCTGTCCTTGAAAGTGTCTGGAATACAATCAACCTATACAG GCTTGAAGTTTTCCAGAAGCTGGATCTCAGTGCAATAGACACCGCTCAGTACAGGTCATTGTTCAAAGAAGCTTTCTTAGGTCTGCAGAAATTAATGGCAGCTGTGAGTGAAATTCTTGCAGGAATCCAgca